In one window of Microbacterium dextranolyticum DNA:
- a CDS encoding phage holin family protein → MIMFLLRALIFLVSAAVGLLVADLVLPGFTVDWRNPGGFVLAIVIFAVLQSVLAPWLARVAQRNAPAFLGGIGIVSTFVALLVTAIIPNAGLTIGQPWWTWIVAPMIVWVVTAIATFLLPALFLKKKVQERRS, encoded by the coding sequence ATGATCATGTTCCTGCTCCGCGCGCTGATCTTCCTGGTCTCCGCCGCCGTCGGTCTGCTCGTCGCAGACCTCGTGCTGCCCGGGTTCACCGTCGACTGGCGCAACCCCGGCGGCTTCGTGCTCGCGATCGTGATCTTCGCCGTCCTGCAGAGCGTGCTGGCACCCTGGCTCGCCCGCGTCGCCCAGCGCAACGCGCCCGCCTTCCTCGGGGGCATCGGCATCGTCTCCACGTTCGTCGCGCTCCTGGTCACCGCGATCATCCCGAATGCGGGCCTCACGATCGGTCAGCCGTGGTGGACCTGGATCGTCGCGCCCATGATCGTGTGGGTGGTCACGGCGATCGCCACCTTCCTGCTGCCGGCGCTGTTCCTGAAGAAGAAGGTGCAGGAGCGTCGCAGCTGA
- the prfA gene encoding peptide chain release factor 1 codes for MFESVQTLIDEHRAVQEELSDPAVHADAARAKRVNRRYAELSRIVAAHDAWRAAGDDLEAARELAREDDAFAEEVPALEERLSAAQEKLRRLLIPRDPDDARDVILEVKAGEGGAESALFAADLLRMYMQYAASMGWKTELLEHNESDLGGFKDVQVAIKGSSSDPAQGVWAHLKYEGGVHRVQRVPATESQGRIHTSTTGVLVFPEVDEPEEIQIDANDLKIDVFRSSGPGGQSVNTTDSAVRITHVPTGIVVSMQNEKSQLQNREAGMRVLRARLLAKQQEERDAAASDARRSQIRGMDRSERIRTYNFPENRIADHRTGYKAYNLDQVMDGALGPIIESAIATDEEARLAAVGVHGS; via the coding sequence GTGTTCGAATCCGTCCAGACGCTGATCGACGAGCACCGAGCGGTCCAGGAGGAACTCTCCGACCCCGCGGTGCACGCTGATGCGGCGCGCGCCAAGCGCGTCAACCGGCGCTATGCGGAGCTCTCGAGAATCGTCGCCGCGCACGACGCCTGGCGTGCCGCAGGCGACGATCTCGAGGCCGCGCGTGAGCTCGCCCGCGAGGACGACGCCTTCGCCGAGGAGGTGCCCGCTCTCGAAGAGCGGCTCTCGGCCGCGCAGGAGAAGCTGCGGCGTCTGCTGATCCCGCGCGACCCCGACGATGCGCGCGACGTCATCCTCGAGGTGAAGGCGGGGGAGGGCGGCGCCGAGTCGGCGCTGTTCGCCGCCGACCTGCTGCGCATGTACATGCAGTACGCCGCGTCCATGGGATGGAAGACGGAGCTTCTCGAACACAACGAGTCCGACCTCGGCGGCTTCAAAGACGTCCAGGTCGCCATCAAGGGCTCCTCGAGCGATCCCGCGCAGGGGGTCTGGGCGCACCTCAAGTACGAGGGCGGCGTGCACCGTGTGCAGCGGGTTCCCGCCACCGAGTCGCAGGGGCGCATCCACACGTCCACGACGGGCGTGCTCGTCTTTCCCGAGGTCGATGAGCCCGAAGAGATCCAGATCGATGCCAACGATCTGAAGATCGACGTCTTCCGCTCGTCGGGCCCGGGCGGGCAGTCGGTCAACACGACCGACTCCGCCGTCCGCATCACCCACGTCCCCACGGGCATCGTCGTGTCGATGCAGAACGAGAAGAGCCAGCTGCAGAACCGCGAGGCCGGTATGCGCGTGCTGCGCGCCCGCCTGCTCGCGAAGCAGCAAGAGGAGCGGGATGCCGCGGCATCCGATGCTCGGCGGTCGCAGATCCGGGGGATGGACCGCTCCGAGCGCATCCGCACGTACAACTTCCCCGAGAACCGCATCGCCGACCACCGCACCGGCTACAAGGCGTACAACCTCGATCAGGTGATGGACGGGGCCCTCGGCCCGATCATCGAGTCGGCCATCGCGACCGACGAAGAGGCGCGGCTCGCCGCTGTGGGCGTGCACGGATCCTGA
- the rho gene encoding transcription termination factor Rho, whose product MESLSEIQTENVDAAREDAAVETVPTPETPVADVVTDDAAQIASAEAVSAETEEAVEAEDAVEAAPAEAEPEAHAETVPVEADAPAESAEAATETPAPEAEASSDAAPAEPVAAEPVVEAPPVKAPRKRAPRRAKSTDVPAEKPADATADVEAPAADAAPAAEVPAVEAPATDTAVDAAVTEAATPAEEATAESAPDAAAPAGDQAAEAPAESGDATDAPSEATAENTDGATEGETPSRSRSRSRSRSRGRGQKTDAAQNGQNAQNGQNGQGAQNGQGAQNAQNTAAPAGQNAGPEASEGDADDQQSTGRGRQRNKRRGQAQNGDEFETEIGEDDVLIPIAGILDVLDNYAFVRTTGYLPGTSDVYVSLGQVKKYNLRKGDAVVGAIKQPREGEQSSRQKYNALVKVDAINGLSVDDAATRVEFGKLTPLYPQERLRLETAPEKLTQRIIDLVAPIGKGQRGLIVAPPKAGKTIVLQQIANAIATNNPEVHLMVVLVDERPEEVTDMQRTVKGEVIASTFDRPAEDHTTVAELAIERAKRLVELGRDVVVLLDSITRLGRAYNISAPTSGRVLSGGVDASALYPPKRFFGAARNIENGGSLTILATALVETGSKMDEVIFEEFKGTGNSELRLSRQLADKRIFPAVDVNASSTRREEMLLSSDEVKITWKLRRALAGLDPQQALEVVLGKLKETSSNVEFLVQMQKSIPAPANGHGAGGHGHENSIR is encoded by the coding sequence GTGGAGTCACTCTCCGAGATCCAGACCGAGAACGTCGACGCTGCGCGCGAGGACGCCGCAGTCGAGACGGTTCCCACCCCCGAGACCCCTGTCGCGGATGTCGTGACGGACGACGCCGCGCAGATCGCGTCCGCCGAGGCCGTGTCGGCCGAGACCGAGGAGGCCGTCGAGGCCGAGGATGCCGTCGAGGCCGCCCCGGCCGAGGCCGAGCCCGAGGCGCACGCCGAGACCGTCCCCGTCGAGGCCGACGCTCCGGCGGAATCAGCCGAGGCCGCCACCGAGACCCCCGCGCCTGAGGCCGAGGCATCGTCCGACGCCGCACCGGCCGAGCCGGTCGCCGCCGAGCCCGTCGTCGAGGCCCCGCCCGTGAAGGCGCCCCGCAAGCGCGCACCGCGTCGGGCGAAGAGCACCGATGTGCCGGCCGAGAAGCCCGCCGACGCGACGGCGGATGTCGAGGCCCCCGCGGCGGACGCGGCTCCCGCCGCGGAGGTTCCCGCGGTCGAGGCTCCGGCGACGGACACCGCCGTCGACGCTGCCGTGACCGAGGCTGCGACGCCGGCCGAGGAGGCGACCGCCGAGTCCGCCCCGGATGCCGCCGCCCCCGCGGGCGACCAGGCCGCCGAGGCGCCCGCCGAGAGCGGCGACGCCACCGATGCGCCGTCCGAGGCGACCGCTGAGAACACGGACGGTGCGACCGAGGGCGAGACCCCCAGCCGCAGTCGCAGCCGATCGCGCAGCCGCAGCCGTGGCCGCGGCCAGAAGACCGATGCCGCGCAGAACGGCCAGAACGCGCAGAACGGTCAGAACGGCCAGGGCGCCCAGAATGGCCAGGGCGCGCAGAACGCTCAGAACACCGCAGCACCGGCCGGCCAGAACGCAGGTCCCGAGGCCTCCGAGGGTGACGCCGACGACCAGCAGAGCACGGGCCGCGGACGCCAGCGCAACAAGCGCCGCGGACAGGCGCAGAACGGCGACGAGTTCGAGACCGAGATCGGCGAGGACGACGTCCTCATCCCGATCGCGGGCATCCTCGACGTGCTCGACAACTACGCCTTCGTGCGCACCACCGGCTACCTGCCCGGCACCAGCGACGTCTACGTCTCGCTCGGCCAGGTCAAGAAGTACAACCTGCGCAAGGGCGACGCCGTCGTCGGAGCCATCAAGCAGCCCCGCGAGGGCGAGCAGTCGAGCCGGCAGAAGTACAACGCGCTCGTCAAGGTCGATGCGATCAACGGCCTGTCGGTCGACGACGCGGCGACCCGTGTCGAGTTCGGCAAGCTGACGCCGCTCTACCCGCAGGAGCGCCTGCGCCTGGAGACCGCCCCCGAGAAGCTCACCCAGCGCATCATCGACCTCGTCGCCCCCATCGGCAAGGGCCAGCGCGGCCTCATCGTCGCGCCCCCCAAGGCGGGCAAGACGATCGTGCTGCAGCAGATCGCCAACGCGATCGCGACGAACAACCCCGAGGTGCACCTCATGGTCGTGCTCGTCGACGAGCGGCCCGAAGAGGTCACCGACATGCAGCGCACGGTCAAGGGCGAGGTCATCGCCTCGACCTTCGACCGTCCGGCCGAGGACCACACGACCGTCGCCGAGCTCGCCATCGAGCGTGCCAAGCGCCTCGTCGAGCTCGGTCGCGACGTGGTCGTGCTGCTCGATTCGATCACCCGCCTCGGGCGCGCCTACAACATCTCGGCGCCGACCTCCGGTCGCGTGCTGAGCGGCGGTGTGGATGCCTCGGCGCTCTACCCGCCCAAGCGCTTCTTCGGCGCGGCGCGCAACATCGAGAACGGCGGCTCGCTCACGATCCTCGCCACGGCGCTGGTCGAGACCGGCTCCAAGATGGACGAGGTCATCTTCGAGGAGTTCAAGGGAACCGGCAACAGCGAGCTGCGCCTGTCGCGTCAGCTCGCCGACAAGCGGATCTTCCCGGCGGTCGACGTGAACGCGTCCTCCACCCGTCGCGAAGAGATGCTGCTGAGCTCCGACGAGGTCAAGATCACCTGGAAGCTGCGTCGCGCCCTCGCCGGCCTCGACCCGCAGCAGGCCCTCGAGGTCGTGCTGGGCAAGCTCAAGGAGACCTCGTCCAACGTCGAGTTCCTCGTGCAGATGCAGAAGTCGATCCCCGCCCCCGCGAACGGGCACGGTGCCGGAGGCCACGGGCACGAGAACAGCATCCGCTGA
- the thrB gene encoding homoserine kinase — MSDAVHPRSVAIRVPATSANLGPGFDTLGLALSVYDELVVTSLPEPGLEILVTGEGAADVPRDASHLVVRSMAYAFAAVGRELPGIRLEAVNTIPHGRGMGSSGAAVVAGLLAAKGLLSGEVEFGPDTLLRLATELEGHPDNVAPALFGGLTIAWIDENGPQHKKLLVHRGVSPLVFVPEFTMSTSVARGLAPLQVTREDAVFNVSRSALLIAALTQSPELLLAATEDKLHQSYRAQAMPATDALVRGLRAEGFAAVVSGAGPSVLVLADGPGRRLDAARVAASVSDTPWEPLMLAVDVRGGTVRDHTEGSAARP, encoded by the coding sequence ATGAGCGACGCGGTGCACCCGCGGTCTGTCGCGATCCGCGTCCCCGCGACGAGCGCGAACCTCGGACCCGGGTTCGACACGCTCGGCCTCGCGCTGAGCGTCTACGACGAGCTGGTCGTGACGTCCCTGCCCGAGCCCGGTCTCGAGATCCTCGTGACGGGCGAAGGCGCCGCAGACGTGCCGAGGGATGCCTCGCATCTCGTCGTCCGTTCGATGGCGTACGCGTTCGCGGCCGTGGGCCGCGAGCTTCCGGGCATCCGCCTCGAAGCCGTGAACACGATCCCGCACGGTCGCGGCATGGGCTCGTCGGGCGCCGCCGTGGTGGCGGGTCTGCTCGCGGCGAAGGGCCTGCTGTCGGGCGAGGTCGAGTTCGGCCCCGACACGCTGCTGCGCCTGGCCACGGAACTCGAGGGGCACCCCGACAACGTGGCGCCGGCGCTGTTCGGCGGTCTCACGATCGCGTGGATCGACGAGAACGGCCCGCAGCACAAGAAGCTGCTGGTGCACCGCGGCGTATCGCCGCTCGTCTTCGTGCCCGAGTTCACGATGTCGACCTCGGTGGCGCGCGGGCTCGCCCCGCTGCAGGTCACGCGTGAGGACGCGGTGTTCAACGTGTCGCGCTCGGCGCTGCTGATCGCGGCGCTGACCCAGAGCCCGGAACTGCTGCTCGCGGCGACCGAGGACAAGCTCCATCAGTCCTACCGTGCGCAGGCGATGCCCGCGACCGACGCGCTGGTGCGCGGACTGCGCGCCGAGGGGTTCGCGGCGGTCGTCTCGGGTGCCGGTCCGAGCGTCCTCGTGCTGGCCGACGGCCCCGGCCGCCGGCTCGACGCGGCGCGCGTCGCGGCATCCGTTTCGGACACTCCGTGGGAGCCGCTGATGCTCGCCGTCGATGTGAGGGGTGGTACAGTGAGGGACCATACGGAGGGTTCCGCGGCACGTCCGTGA
- the thrC gene encoding threonine synthase, protein MAHVWRGVLREYADRLGVTDASTVVTLGEGGTPLIPAPALSQRTGADVYVKFEGMNPTGSFKDRGMTVALSRAVEHGAKAVICASTGNTSASAAAYAAHAGITAAVLVPEGKIAMGKLSQAVIHGGRLIQIRGNFDDCLEIARELADNYPVHLVNSVNPDRIEGQKTAAYEVVSQLGDAPDFHFIPVGNAGNYTAYTRGYREEAERGVSTRVPRMFGFQAEGSAPLVRGEVVKNPETVASAIRIGNPASWQLALEARDATDGWFGAISDDRILAAQKLLAGTVGVFVEPGSAISVAGLLDRAEAGVIPAGAKVVLTVTGHGLKDPQWALRNADGSEVTPTVVDASTSEVASVLDLA, encoded by the coding sequence ATGGCACATGTCTGGCGCGGAGTCCTCCGCGAATACGCCGACCGTCTGGGCGTCACCGACGCGTCGACCGTCGTCACCCTCGGTGAGGGCGGCACCCCGCTCATCCCCGCACCGGCGCTCTCGCAGCGCACCGGCGCCGATGTCTACGTCAAGTTCGAGGGGATGAACCCCACGGGCTCGTTCAAGGACCGCGGCATGACCGTGGCGCTCTCGCGCGCCGTCGAGCACGGGGCCAAGGCCGTCATCTGCGCGTCGACGGGGAACACCTCCGCGTCGGCCGCGGCGTACGCCGCCCACGCCGGCATCACGGCCGCCGTCCTCGTGCCCGAGGGCAAGATCGCGATGGGCAAGCTCAGCCAGGCCGTCATCCACGGCGGACGGCTCATCCAGATCCGCGGCAACTTCGACGACTGCCTCGAGATCGCGCGCGAGCTGGCCGACAACTACCCGGTGCACCTCGTCAACTCGGTCAACCCCGATCGCATCGAGGGCCAAAAGACGGCCGCCTACGAGGTCGTCTCGCAGCTCGGGGATGCCCCCGACTTCCACTTCATCCCGGTGGGCAACGCCGGCAACTACACCGCCTACACGCGCGGCTACCGCGAAGAGGCCGAGCGCGGCGTCTCGACGCGCGTCCCCCGTATGTTCGGCTTCCAGGCCGAGGGCTCCGCGCCGCTCGTGCGCGGGGAGGTCGTGAAGAACCCCGAGACGGTCGCCTCCGCCATCCGGATCGGCAACCCCGCCTCGTGGCAGCTCGCCCTCGAGGCGCGCGACGCGACCGACGGCTGGTTCGGCGCGATCTCGGACGACAGGATCCTCGCCGCGCAGAAGCTGCTCGCGGGCACCGTCGGCGTGTTCGTCGAGCCGGGTTCGGCGATCAGCGTCGCGGGTCTGCTCGACCGTGCCGAGGCCGGTGTCATCCCGGCGGGCGCCAAGGTCGTCCTCACGGTCACCGGTCACGGCCTCAAGGACCCGCAGTGGGCGCTGCGCAACGCCGACGGGTCGGAGGTCACCCCGACCGTCGTCGACGCGTCCACCTCGGAGGTCGCCTCCGTGCTCGACCTGGCATGA
- a CDS encoding homoserine dehydrogenase, producing MTDDRRLRVALLGAGSVGSQVAALLLRHGDELADRAGARLDLVGVAVRDLDAPRDTDIPRELLTTDAETLLVGSDIVIELMGGIEPARTRLLQALNAGADVVTGNKALLATHGPELFEAADQVGASVHYEAAVAGAIPIIRPLRDSLAGDRVQRILAIVNGTTNYILDRMDLEGADYADVLADAQRLGYAEADPTADVEGYDAAQKAAILASLAFHTTVPLDAVHREGITQVDAALIESARAAGYVVKLLAVCERRTDEGREAISVRVHPALVRRTHPLASVHGANNAVFVQAEAAGDLMFYGAGAGGVQTASAVLGDVVSAARRHIAGGVGVGESTRANLPLLPIGRATTRYQITLEVDDRPGVLATVAGILADGNVSIATVEQRIIPGDGTARARLVIGTHIALEQDLGDTVERLASSGVVDRVASVLRMEGD from the coding sequence ATGACCGACGACCGCCGCCTCCGCGTGGCGCTGCTGGGTGCGGGCTCCGTCGGCTCGCAGGTGGCCGCGCTCCTCCTCCGCCACGGCGACGAGCTCGCCGACCGGGCCGGAGCCCGGCTCGACCTCGTGGGCGTCGCCGTCCGCGATCTCGACGCGCCCCGCGACACCGACATCCCGCGCGAGCTGCTCACGACCGATGCCGAGACGCTGCTGGTCGGCAGCGACATCGTGATCGAGCTCATGGGCGGGATCGAGCCCGCACGGACACGTCTGCTGCAGGCGCTGAACGCCGGTGCGGACGTCGTCACGGGGAACAAGGCGCTGCTGGCCACCCACGGCCCCGAGCTGTTCGAAGCGGCCGACCAGGTCGGCGCCTCCGTCCACTACGAAGCGGCCGTCGCGGGGGCGATCCCGATCATCCGGCCGCTCCGGGACTCGCTCGCCGGCGATCGCGTGCAGCGGATCCTCGCGATCGTCAACGGCACGACCAACTACATCCTCGACCGCATGGACCTCGAGGGCGCGGACTACGCCGACGTCCTCGCCGACGCCCAGCGCCTCGGGTACGCCGAAGCCGACCCCACCGCGGACGTCGAGGGCTACGACGCCGCGCAGAAGGCGGCGATCCTCGCCTCCCTCGCCTTCCACACGACCGTTCCGCTCGACGCCGTGCACCGCGAGGGGATCACCCAGGTGGATGCCGCGCTCATCGAATCGGCGCGCGCCGCCGGGTACGTCGTCAAGCTCCTGGCCGTGTGCGAGCGGCGCACCGACGAGGGACGCGAGGCGATCTCGGTCCGGGTGCATCCGGCGCTCGTGCGCCGGACGCATCCGCTGGCGAGCGTCCACGGCGCGAACAACGCCGTCTTCGTCCAGGCCGAGGCCGCGGGCGACCTCATGTTCTACGGCGCGGGCGCCGGTGGCGTGCAGACGGCCTCGGCCGTGCTCGGAGACGTCGTCTCCGCCGCACGACGGCACATCGCCGGCGGCGTCGGCGTGGGGGAGTCCACCCGCGCGAACCTGCCGCTGCTGCCGATCGGACGCGCGACGACGCGCTACCAGATCACCCTCGAAGTCGACGACCGGCCGGGCGTGCTCGCGACCGTCGCCGGCATCCTCGCCGACGGGAACGTCTCGATCGCCACGGTCGAGCAGAGAATCATCCCGGGTGACGGGACCGCGCGGGCGCGCCTGGTCATCGGCACCCACATTGCACTCGAGCAGGATCTCGGTGACACGGTGGAACGACTCGCCTCCAGCGGCGTCGTCGACCGGGTCGCCTCGGTGCTGCGGATGGAAGGAGACTGA
- the lysA gene encoding diaminopimelate decarboxylase, with translation MSAVPDRPLVPEWLVAPRDANELVASVWPESATRDAEGALHIGGIGVAELRERFGTPLYVLDEDGVRARARRVRAAFEAAAARHGIQARVYYASKAFLSTAVVRWVTEEGLAVDVATGGELAVALAGGAEPARIGLHGNNKSRAELERAVEIGVGTIVIDSVIEIERVAEIAAARGLVGDTAQKVLIRVNTGVHAETHDFLATAHEDQKFGFALTDAPAVARRIRELPSLHLAGVHCHIGSQIFGTSGFAESAARLVDLYADLRAGGELAVLNLGGGFGIAYTSVDTPTAIEDLADGIVDAVARECAARDVPLPSLAFEPGRSIVGRAGVTLYEVGTVKPVRASEDVTRLYVSVDGGMSDNARPALYGAQYSARIASRTSAAAPALSRVVGRHCESGDIVVDAEYLPGDVAPGDLLAVPATGAYCFSLASNYNYVPRPPVVAVAGGTARVIVRGETIDDLLARDAGIPTPTEDTE, from the coding sequence GTGTCCGCCGTTCCCGACCGCCCGCTCGTGCCGGAATGGCTCGTCGCGCCCCGTGACGCCAATGAGCTCGTCGCCTCCGTCTGGCCGGAATCCGCGACCCGCGATGCCGAGGGTGCACTGCACATCGGCGGCATCGGCGTCGCCGAGCTGCGCGAGCGGTTCGGCACCCCGCTCTACGTCCTCGACGAGGACGGCGTCCGGGCTCGTGCCCGCCGCGTGCGCGCGGCGTTCGAGGCCGCGGCCGCACGGCATGGCATCCAGGCCCGCGTCTACTACGCGAGCAAGGCGTTCCTCTCGACTGCGGTGGTCCGCTGGGTGACCGAGGAGGGGCTCGCGGTGGACGTCGCCACCGGCGGCGAGCTCGCCGTCGCGCTGGCGGGCGGGGCGGAGCCCGCGCGCATCGGCCTGCACGGCAACAACAAGTCGCGTGCCGAACTCGAGCGCGCGGTGGAGATCGGCGTCGGAACGATCGTCATCGACTCGGTGATCGAGATCGAGCGGGTCGCCGAGATCGCCGCAGCGCGAGGCCTCGTCGGTGACACCGCCCAGAAGGTCCTCATCCGCGTCAACACGGGCGTGCACGCCGAGACGCACGACTTCCTCGCGACGGCGCACGAGGACCAGAAGTTCGGGTTCGCGCTGACGGATGCCCCCGCCGTCGCCCGGCGCATCCGCGAGCTGCCCTCGCTCCACCTCGCCGGGGTGCACTGCCACATCGGATCGCAGATCTTCGGCACGAGCGGGTTCGCCGAGTCCGCGGCCCGGCTCGTCGACCTCTACGCGGACCTGCGCGCCGGGGGAGAGCTCGCCGTCCTGAACCTCGGCGGCGGCTTCGGCATCGCCTACACCTCGGTCGACACCCCGACCGCGATCGAAGACCTCGCCGACGGCATCGTCGACGCGGTGGCGCGTGAATGCGCGGCGCGCGATGTGCCGCTGCCGAGCCTCGCCTTCGAACCCGGCCGCTCGATCGTCGGTCGCGCCGGCGTCACCCTCTACGAGGTCGGCACGGTCAAGCCGGTGCGGGCATCCGAGGACGTCACCCGTCTCTACGTCAGCGTCGACGGCGGCATGAGCGACAACGCGCGCCCCGCCCTCTACGGCGCGCAGTACTCCGCTCGGATCGCCTCGCGCACCTCGGCCGCCGCGCCCGCGCTCAGCCGCGTCGTCGGTCGGCACTGCGAGTCGGGCGACATCGTCGTCGACGCGGAGTACCTGCCCGGCGACGTCGCCCCCGGCGACCTGCTCGCGGTGCCCGCCACCGGTGCCTACTGCTTCTCGCTGGCCAGCAACTACAACTACGTGCCGCGCCCGCCCGTCGTCGCCGTCGCGGGCGGGACCGCCCGGGTGATCGTGCGCGGCGAGACCATCGACGACCTGCTGGCGCGCGACGCCGGCATCCCCACCCCGACCGAGGACACCGAATGA
- a CDS encoding LmeA family phospholipid-binding protein, translating to MSERRRRWPWLVALIAVAGLAVAAWFAGEYIARGVVERTIREQVVRGLDLRADQRIDVDVPGPILPQLVVGSLGSVTISSDDVTLQQKDGGAALTADVVVTAQDVPIRGGDWSGAQASVTLDQAQLRDLLRGVDGFPADTVSLAAPTIDVAMDIPLFALTVPVGVGLTPGVSGTDLVLTPTTLRLGDAEVSADILVDQFGAVARTVVRDWKVCIASYLPEAVRLTGVQVRDASLIARFEIDSSILQPGAADHRGTCA from the coding sequence ATGAGCGAGCGCCGCCGTCGTTGGCCCTGGCTCGTCGCCCTCATCGCGGTGGCGGGTCTCGCCGTCGCGGCGTGGTTCGCGGGGGAGTACATCGCGCGCGGCGTGGTCGAGCGCACGATCCGGGAGCAGGTCGTGCGGGGTCTCGATCTGCGCGCGGATCAACGCATCGACGTCGATGTTCCGGGGCCCATCCTGCCGCAGCTGGTCGTGGGAAGCCTCGGAAGCGTCACGATCTCGTCCGACGACGTGACGCTGCAGCAGAAGGACGGCGGTGCGGCGCTCACCGCCGATGTCGTCGTCACAGCCCAGGACGTGCCGATCCGCGGCGGTGACTGGAGCGGCGCACAGGCCAGCGTCACGCTGGACCAGGCGCAGCTGCGCGACCTCCTGCGCGGCGTCGACGGCTTTCCGGCCGACACGGTGAGCCTCGCGGCGCCGACGATCGACGTGGCCATGGACATCCCGCTGTTCGCCCTCACGGTGCCGGTCGGCGTGGGACTCACCCCCGGCGTGTCCGGCACGGATCTCGTGCTCACGCCGACGACGCTGCGCCTCGGCGACGCCGAGGTCTCGGCCGACATCCTCGTCGACCAGTTCGGCGCCGTCGCGCGCACGGTCGTGCGCGACTGGAAGGTGTGCATCGCGTCGTATCTGCCCGAGGCCGTGCGCCTGACGGGCGTCCAAGTGCGGGATGCCTCGCTCATCGCCCGCTTCGAGATCGACAGCTCGATCCTGCAGCCCGGCGCGGCGGACCACCGAGGGACCTGCGCCTGA
- a CDS encoding arginine--tRNA ligase gives MNPDALAEALLAVIVPLAEARREGSSVGLTAADLPLERPRNRDHGDWASNAALKLGKAVGANPREFAQQIADALAATDGVASVEVAGPGFINIRLDAAAAGALAKTIVEAGAAYGTNDTQRGASINLEFVSANPTGPMHIGHTRWAALGDAIARVLLASGATLVREFYVNDAGAQMDRFGRSVLASIKGEPTPEGGYPGSYIDELGRRVVAELPGILDLSLDEQETQARDIAYRLQLADLQASLEKFNVHFDVFFSERDLHAHGPSGEPSLVDEAVERLRAQGHVFDADDAVWVRTTAFGDDKDRVIRRSNGEYTYFAADAAYYLNKGDRGFRHKIYLLGADHHGYVHRLKALAGAAGDDPEKDIEVLIGQLVSVNGARLSKRAGNIIELDDLRDWLGTDALRYSLARYPADSPLTLDPEILQKRTNDNPVFYVQYAHARTHNVARNAADSGVDRSAFAPETLDHETESALLGALQEFPRVVAYAAEVREPHRVARYLEELASLYHRWYDSCRVTPLGDEEVTDLHRTRLWLNDATGQVLRNGLDLLGVSAPERM, from the coding sequence ATGAATCCGGATGCCCTCGCTGAAGCCCTGCTCGCCGTCATCGTCCCGCTCGCCGAGGCCCGACGCGAGGGGTCGAGCGTCGGCCTCACCGCCGCCGACCTGCCGCTCGAGCGCCCCCGCAACCGCGACCACGGGGACTGGGCGTCCAATGCGGCGCTGAAGCTCGGCAAGGCGGTGGGTGCGAACCCGCGCGAGTTCGCGCAGCAGATCGCCGACGCGCTCGCCGCGACCGACGGGGTCGCGAGCGTCGAGGTCGCGGGGCCCGGCTTCATCAACATCCGACTGGATGCCGCGGCAGCCGGCGCCCTCGCGAAGACGATCGTCGAGGCGGGAGCCGCCTACGGCACGAACGACACCCAGCGCGGTGCGAGCATCAACCTCGAGTTCGTGAGCGCCAACCCCACCGGACCCATGCACATCGGCCACACGCGATGGGCGGCGCTCGGCGACGCGATCGCCCGCGTGCTGCTCGCGAGCGGCGCGACCCTCGTGCGCGAGTTCTACGTCAACGACGCCGGTGCCCAGATGGACCGCTTCGGCCGCTCCGTCCTCGCCTCGATCAAGGGCGAGCCGACCCCCGAGGGCGGTTACCCGGGCTCGTACATCGACGAGCTCGGACGCCGCGTCGTCGCGGAGCTCCCGGGCATCCTCGACCTCTCTCTCGACGAGCAGGAGACCCAGGCGCGCGACATCGCCTACCGCCTGCAGCTGGCCGACCTCCAGGCCTCGCTGGAGAAGTTCAACGTCCACTTCGACGTCTTCTTCAGCGAGCGCGACCTGCACGCGCACGGACCCTCCGGCGAGCCGAGCCTCGTCGACGAGGCCGTCGAGCGCCTGCGCGCGCAGGGCCACGTCTTCGACGCCGACGACGCGGTGTGGGTCCGTACGACCGCCTTCGGCGACGACAAGGACCGGGTCATCCGCCGCTCGAACGGCGAGTACACCTACTTCGCTGCCGATGCCGCGTACTACCTCAACAAGGGCGACCGCGGCTTCCGCCACAAGATCTACCTGCTCGGGGCCGACCACCACGGCTACGTGCACCGCCTCAAGGCGCTCGCGGGCGCCGCGGGCGACGACCCCGAGAAGGACATCGAGGTGCTCATCGGGCAGCTCGTCTCGGTCAACGGCGCACGCCTGTCCAAGCGCGCGGGCAACATCATCGAGCTCGACGACCTGCGCGACTGGCTCGGTACCGATGCGCTGCGCTACTCGCTCGCCCGCTACCCCGCCGACTCGCCGCTGACCCTCGACCCCGAGATCCTGCAGAAGCGCACGAACGACAACCCCGTCTTCTACGTGCAGTACGCCCACGCGCGCACGCACAACGTCGCCCGCAACGCCGCCGACTCCGGCGTCGACCGCAGCGCGTTCGCACCCGAGACGCTCGACCACGAGACCGAGTCGGCACTGCTGGGGGCGCTGCAGGAGTTCCCGCGGGTGGTCGCCTACGCGGCGGAGGTGCGCGAACCGCACCGCGTCGCGCGCTACCTCGAAGAGCTCGCGAGCCTCTACCACCGCTGGTACGACAGCTGCCGCGTCACGCCGCTCGGCGACGAGGAGGTCACCGACCTGCACCGCACGCGCCTGTGGCTGAACGACGCGACGGGCCAGGTGCTGCGCAACGGCCTCGACCTGCTCGGAGTGAGTGCACCGGAGCGCATGTGA